GCGCTCCAGTGGTGCCGCCGCGGGGTCAGCCGGCTTCTCTGCCTATCGTGCCGGTGGGGACGCGCCGCACGCGGCAAGCTATGGCGCTGGAGCGGCGGCGTTTCCGCTGATCTGCCGCAGTTCGTGGTGCAAAGAGGAAGTGTTCCCGAGCCGCCGGCGCGCGAGCTCACCGCGGACGACATTCCGGCGTGCGAGCAGGAGGAGGCCGCAGAGCGGCCGGGCGCCGCCTCGGGGTGTGCGGTGTGCCTCGGCGAGATGGAGAATGGAGACATGGTTAAGCGGCTGCCGGCGTGCTTGCACATGTTCCATCAGCACTGCATCGACGTCTGGCTGCGCGGCCACTCGACGTGCCCGGTCTGCCGGTTTGACGTTTTTGCCCCGTTGCCGTCTCAGTTTGCATGACATCTTCCTTGTTCGTGTAAATGTCGTTCCCATTGCCGCAACTTCTTTTTTCCGGGTGAACAAGACCACCACTTCTTTCTATACAGTAGATTGAGAGTGATTGATAAAAGGGAATCGTTTATATCCGGACTGCCGGCGGAACCGTTTCGCCGGACTCGCTCTGTGCGTTGATCTCTTCAGATCCAAGGATAGATGTTGTGCCACGTGTCCGGCCTCAATCCAATTAGTTGCTCCCTCTTCCTCGCGCAGCGCACGTACATGAGGGCACCAGCGCCGGCAGGCACCACGCGCCGGCCAGGCGACCAGCGGGCTCCTTCGACCGCCGCCGCCAGAGAAGAGCGCCTTGTCGTCCGCGTGCGGCCGCCCCTCGCCGGATGTCGCTCGCGTGCGGCCGCCCCTCGCCGGATCTcgtccgcctgcggccgcccctcgccggactACTACCCCTCTGCCTCTTCCCATAATCCGCCCCTCTGCCTCTCCCTGGAATCCGCCCCGGCCGCCCCTCGCCAGACCTTGCAGCGCTCGAGCCTCCCCAGCCATGGCAGACTACACCCCACGGTGATTTTTTGTTAGAACCGGTTGTAGCAAATTCAAtcgccggtggtagcaaaaatctACTACTGTTGCAGCAAAACGGCATCATCGTCATCGCGAGCAAACACTAGACATCGCGCTTTTTTGTTACATGCTACAACCTGTATCacattttgctacaaccggcacaCCACTCAGCTACAACCGGCGCCGAGTTTTGCTACATCGGATATACAGAAAGTTGCAAGCGTTCAGTGCCATCGAGGAAAGCTACAACCGTCTACAGAAAATGCTACAACCTtcgatgaaaaaagcttcaaccgaacGAGAGATGAATTTTTCACCCAGGCGCTGCTCAAAACGAAAAAAGTTTCAATCGTTTACAGAAAAGCTTCCACCGTAGAAGGGAAAAGCTACAACCGTGTCAATTTTTTGCTACTACCGTCTGtgtgttttgctacatccattcatgcGGCCATGATACTTTTTTGCGACTGAGGTGTGACCGGCGACGACGAGGACGAACATTTTTTGTTGCAACAACCTCGTTTTTTGCTACCATTGGCGATGTGTTTTGCTACATCCGATTAACATGTTTGCTACAATGGCGACGCCgatggatttgttttgctgcaacCGTTGTCTTCATTTGCTACGACTGACACGGGAAGGGAAAATGCTACCACGGGGCATCtttgttttttgctggaaccaatcatCGGTGAGGCCGAGCTGCATCCATGGCACTCCGACGAGCAGCGGGGGCAGCGAGCGGTCGGGGCGAGCTGAGTCCCGGAGCGCGGGGCGGCCCCAacgggcggccggggcggcgagcgGACTTGGACGAGTTGAGTCGCGGAGCTGTATCCATGGCGCTCCGACGGGCGGCCGAGGCGGCGAGCGGTCAGCTCCAaccggcgggcggggcggcgagcgGGCGGGGCGAGCTGAGTGCCGGAGCGTGGGGCGGCCGGCGAAGACGGGCGGCGAGACGGGGTTACTTTCCCGGTCCGCGCTCGCGAGAGGAAGACGACGCCATGGTTGGATAAGGATCCAATGGATCGGAACGGGCCGATCTGACGGCTAGGGTTGGACCGGCCGAAGCGtccggccggtgcgccggcgcctagcatcGCCCTTGATAAAAAACTATAACTTTAGGGGTCCCGTGTCACAGAACTACCAAtttaaaaaactgagggaaaactACCAAAATTTTCTAATTTTATAACTAAAAACTACCATTCTTGGAAAATGGCCAGTTTAGACGATTTAAACATgtttatgacatgtgggacccacctgtcagagCTGACGTGGCTGCAAAGTCAACTTCGTTTATTTTGACTATTAACTTGACCGTTATTACAAGTGGGGCCCTCATGTCAGTCTAACAAATATGCCTTTTTTTTCTAAATCCTCAATCTCAGTTAAAAAAAAGTCCAACTGCTACCCCTGACCCCGCACCGCACCGTTGCTCCATCCCGTTCCTCTGCTCCTGAACCCACACCGTCGTTCGATCCGGCCAGCGAGGCAGCCGCGGGATCCGGCGAGTACCCGGCCCTCCATCTCCCGGCGAGGCACCCGCCGGCGCCGCGGGATCCGGCGAGCACCCGGCCCTCCATCTCCTGGCGAGGAAGCCGCCGGCGCCGCGGGATCCGGTGAGTAGGTGCTGCCGCCGGTACCGCTACCGCGGCCGCCCGAGATTCTGACCAACGCTGCCGCCGTCCCCGGCCGCCCGAGATTCTGACCAACGCTGCCGccgtccccggcctcctcctcgaaCTCCTCGGACAGGTCTCTGGCGGGGGGAGGGCCGAGGCCGTCCACGGCGTCGGCCCAGACGGCGTCGTCTGCCTCAGCGGGGCGCGCCCAGGCGGTGAAGTCGGAGCCGAAGACCTCCCATGCAATCCTCGTACGTGTTCTCGAACAGGCGTCGTTGGGGAACCGTAGCGACCACATGGACCCGGTCGCGGTGAAGTCCGGCCGGCGCTATCCCAGGAGCACCTTGAGTTGCAGCTCCTGCCCCACGAGcacacaccacactggagtaaagTCAATCCTGTGTAGAGCACGACCGTAAGCACCGGCAATGGAGGGTGGCGGAGGTGGCTCGCAGGTGACgaggtgtttgaggaaatgccagagagacgaggaagaagaaggaggttgctgctgacgtgcgggccccacctgTAATAATGGTCAAAATGAACGGAGTTGACTTCGCCGCCATGTCAGCCCTGACGGGTGGTCCTGGTGGTCATAAATGTGTTTAAATCGTCTAAACTTGCCATTTTCTGAAAGTGATAATTTTTAGTCACAAAATTAGAAAAATTTGATAGTTTCCAGTCAGTTTTTAAAAAATAATAGTTTTGTAGGACGGTAACccctaaagtggtagttttttgtcaatcaCTCGTAGGTTGATGCTTCAATGATGATTACATCCCAATCTGTTCATCTGTCGCTCATATATAGTACTTCCTCATCACAACACTTATTTTGAAACATAGAAAGTACTTTTGGCTTTATGGGGCAACCTTTCGCACTGCATGGTTAAACTCACCGTGAATTACCCGCAAAATAGAAAAAAACTCACCATGAATCAGACCAATCTTTCCCACTGCATGGTCGAACTCACCATGAATTAAACAACCGTGAATCTGTGAATTCTTGAAGCTTGCATAATAGCACACTGTTCATCTGTTCAATTTTTTTTCAAGAGAGCTTTGTCAATTCTTTATAACCATTCAAACCAATACAACAATTAAATTCGCACCAGACCTA
This DNA window, taken from Triticum aestivum cultivar Chinese Spring chromosome 1D, IWGSC CS RefSeq v2.1, whole genome shotgun sequence, encodes the following:
- the LOC123170820 gene encoding probable E3 ubiquitin-protein ligase ATL44, translating into MDCCCSSRVFEFAFIALWTIGGAAIIVCAVVRPPVAYTGAGGTTFGYILLSIILVTWIAFGANLCRLGFCPLMSWSELANPLGALQWCRRGVSRLLCLSCRWGRAARGKLWRWSGGVSADLPQFVVQRGSVPEPPARELTADDIPACEQEEAAERPGAASGCAVCLGEMENGDMVKRLPACLHMFHQHCIDVWLRGHSTCPVCRFDVFAPLPSQFA